Proteins from a single region of Limisphaerales bacterium:
- a CDS encoding class I SAM-dependent methyltransferase: MNDALQNICDLSKILKSSYGESLSETSGGGDPAVVAKNWRDLVARHLQMPKNSTVLDYGCGIGRLAIGLLEDRNDLKYFGIDVVPEFIEFAKKYITKINENFIFFLVDDANEYYEKYTIKDKTKSDYTRFDFLECKPDFIFALSLFSHLNIVEAQKVLKNISSCMHDDSVVFLTTFIIDIEAKNSMRSSETFPFNPNSTHYYESYVEDDYNGPQSAIGFERSTLEDLFLTYNLVITQQISGYWRGHSYANNKSLQDILILRKRKQIPDDFDEDLYLDRHEDVKNSGMSPKFHWLSFGFHEGRQLK; the protein is encoded by the coding sequence ATGAACGATGCACTGCAGAATATATGTGATCTTTCAAAGATACTAAAAAGTTCATACGGTGAGAGCCTTAGCGAAACTTCGGGTGGAGGTGATCCGGCTGTCGTTGCCAAAAATTGGAGAGATCTTGTTGCAAGACATCTTCAGATGCCAAAAAATAGTACAGTTCTAGATTATGGGTGTGGAATCGGCCGTTTGGCAATTGGTTTATTGGAAGATAGGAATGATTTAAAATACTTTGGCATCGATGTGGTTCCTGAATTTATTGAGTTCGCAAAAAAATACATTACCAAAATAAATGAAAATTTCATTTTTTTTCTTGTCGATGATGCGAATGAATATTATGAAAAATATACAATAAAAGATAAGACAAAATCCGATTATACTCGTTTTGATTTTTTAGAATGCAAGCCTGATTTTATTTTCGCTCTTTCCCTCTTTAGTCATCTAAATATAGTAGAAGCGCAGAAAGTGTTAAAAAACATCTCTTCATGTATGCACGATGACAGTGTGGTCTTTTTAACGACATTCATTATCGATATTGAAGCGAAAAATTCTATGAGATCGAGTGAAACTTTTCCATTCAATCCAAATTCAACTCATTATTATGAGAGTTATGTTGAAGACGACTATAATGGACCTCAATCAGCTATTGGTTTTGAAAGATCTACTTTAGAAGACCTTTTTTTAACGTATAATCTCGTAATAACTCAACAAATAAGTGGGTATTGGCGTGGCCATAGCTATGCCAACAATAAGTCTCTGCAAGATATTTTAATATTAAGGAAGAGAAAACAAATCCCCGACGATTTTGATGAGGATTTGTATCTTGATAGACACGAAGATGTCAAAAATAGTGGAATGAGTCCAAAATTTCATTGGCTTTCATTTGGGTTTCATGAAGGCCGTCAGCTAAAATGA
- a CDS encoding phytanoyl-CoA dioxygenase family protein produces the protein MEEYRHNFERNGFCIIRGAINQDIIKNANLVIDEFLAKHKHMLLKEGLLADGLLQRVVNFHHCITPLKNVFVEAMESSSEVTDKFGRATLYTSLFFELGSQQPLHRDTPYFFSGSQSGYMGVWAALDDVDDTNGPLVVVKGSHKLGEPNLEKLKMKYHPNEPVPPSSSELFNAYNEELVSFANSAGLETVVCEVSKGDVIVWDPATLHGGLPHLNKEKTRRSFVMHVTPKNMPIKHMDYFFNPNKPIGETNKDYENYSGRLIEVGDKVDFMHKKIMPVELLGRFDNKGEKN, from the coding sequence ATGGAAGAATATAGACATAACTTTGAGCGAAATGGTTTTTGCATCATACGTGGAGCTATCAATCAAGATATCATAAAAAACGCGAATCTCGTTATTGATGAGTTTTTGGCTAAACATAAACATATGTTGCTAAAAGAAGGCTTGCTTGCAGATGGATTATTACAACGAGTTGTAAATTTTCATCACTGCATAACACCTCTAAAAAATGTTTTTGTCGAGGCAATGGAGAGTTCGTCAGAGGTAACGGACAAATTCGGTAGAGCAACGCTATACACGTCACTATTTTTTGAGTTGGGCAGCCAACAACCATTACATAGAGATACACCCTATTTTTTCTCAGGAAGCCAAAGTGGATACATGGGGGTGTGGGCGGCTTTAGATGATGTCGATGATACTAATGGACCTCTGGTAGTCGTAAAGGGAAGTCACAAGTTAGGGGAGCCCAATTTGGAGAAGCTCAAAATGAAATATCACCCTAACGAGCCAGTTCCCCCATCATCATCGGAATTATTTAACGCATACAATGAAGAGCTTGTTTCATTTGCTAATAGTGCTGGCTTAGAGACTGTTGTTTGTGAGGTGAGTAAAGGCGATGTTATCGTTTGGGATCCTGCGACATTACATGGCGGGCTTCCTCACTTAAACAAAGAAAAGACTAGACGCAGTTTTGTAATGCACGTCACGCCGAAGAACATGCCGATCAAACACATGGATTATTTTTTCAATCCCAATAAGCCCATAGGGGAAACCAATAAGGACTACGAAAATTATTCAGGGCGTTTAATTGAAGTTGGCGACAAAGTCGATTTTATGCACAAGAAAATCATGCCTGTGGAGTTACTTGGTCGGTTTGATAATAAAGGGGAGAAAAATTAA
- a CDS encoding ABC transporter ATP-binding protein, protein MNDIPITVRGVSKTYELYRRPFDRLKQSFINIKNNIGLDAKPLWDEFVALNDVSFDVKRGETVGIIGPNGCGKSTLLQIVSGTLTPSSGHVETHGRIAALLELGSGFNPELTGRENVYINAAIIGLSNQEISYRFDDIVSFADIGNFLDQPVKNYSSGMMVRLAFAVQSQIDPDILIVDEALAVGDAKFQAKCFERLRQLKERGTSILLVTHSSEQIVTHCSKAILLDKGVQLETGEPKFVVNRYHDLLFSKSRNTAFGQRNRCDDHRGLPAHG, encoded by the coding sequence ATGAACGATATCCCCATTACAGTTCGGGGAGTTTCAAAAACATACGAACTCTATAGAAGACCATTTGATAGACTTAAGCAGAGTTTTATTAATATAAAAAACAATATAGGCTTGGATGCGAAGCCGTTGTGGGATGAATTTGTAGCATTGAATGATGTCTCCTTTGATGTAAAACGAGGTGAAACCGTTGGCATAATCGGTCCAAATGGATGTGGCAAATCAACATTATTGCAAATAGTCAGTGGTACACTTACACCTTCCAGTGGTCATGTGGAAACACACGGCAGAATAGCTGCTCTTCTTGAACTGGGGAGCGGATTTAATCCTGAACTGACTGGTCGTGAGAATGTGTACATCAATGCAGCCATTATAGGCCTGTCCAATCAAGAAATATCGTACCGATTTGATGATATCGTATCGTTCGCCGATATTGGTAATTTTTTAGACCAACCGGTAAAAAATTATTCCAGCGGGATGATGGTGAGACTTGCGTTTGCCGTTCAGTCGCAAATAGATCCTGATATTCTAATAGTTGACGAAGCCTTGGCTGTAGGCGACGCGAAGTTTCAGGCCAAATGCTTTGAACGTCTTCGCCAGCTCAAAGAAAGAGGAACCAGCATATTATTAGTAACACACTCCAGTGAGCAAATTGTCACCCACTGTTCAAAGGCGATCTTGTTAGATAAGGGCGTTCAACTTGAAACAGGGGAGCCCAAATTTGTTGTCAATCGATACCATGATCTGTTATTTAGTAAATCAAGAAATACAGCTTTCGGTCAAAGAAATCGATGCGATGATCACCGAGGTCTTCCTGCGCACGGT
- a CDS encoding DUF1501 domain-containing protein, giving the protein MAKHTYCDGVQRRDFLKVGALSGFGLGMGLPQFLAKAGDGAVNPNAKGKAAIFVRLGGGPTHMDTFDLKPDAPDTHRGEFKEIKTNVPGVRFCEHLPKLAKVADKFAILRGVSHTLAAHALGTQYLMTGNRPLPSLRFPTYGAVVSKEMGSAKELPAFVAVPNQGNDPTGFLGVEYGPFETGSSPRAGVRMDVRGLALNGVTLDEVDRRNNLVAKYDQAFGNFVKDDKILAGMDEFSAKAYQMMRSTKAREAFDLTRESPAISGLFDDQSFSQSCLLATRLVQSGVKFVTLNLGGWDTHNDNWNRLKNTNLPALDAGLSGLFATLEEKGMLESTSVFVTGEFGRTPKINARTGRDHYPRAMFCLMAGGGMKGGQVIGASDAKGEGPKDKAITPDDVAASFIHSLGIDPTKEYHTPSGRPVMIVRDGTVIPELF; this is encoded by the coding sequence ATGGCTAAACATACATATTGTGACGGAGTGCAACGGCGCGACTTTCTTAAAGTAGGCGCGTTGAGTGGATTCGGCCTGGGAATGGGGCTGCCGCAATTTCTGGCGAAAGCCGGTGATGGCGCGGTGAACCCCAACGCCAAAGGCAAGGCGGCGATCTTCGTGCGCCTCGGCGGCGGGCCCACCCATATGGACACGTTTGATCTTAAACCCGACGCGCCGGACACGCATCGCGGCGAGTTCAAAGAAATCAAAACCAATGTCCCCGGTGTGCGCTTCTGCGAGCACCTGCCCAAGCTGGCGAAGGTGGCCGATAAATTTGCCATCCTGCGCGGCGTGAGCCACACGCTGGCAGCGCACGCGCTGGGCACGCAATATTTAATGACCGGCAACCGTCCGTTGCCCAGCTTGCGCTTCCCGACTTACGGTGCGGTGGTCAGCAAAGAAATGGGAAGCGCCAAGGAATTGCCAGCCTTCGTGGCCGTGCCAAATCAGGGCAACGATCCCACCGGATTTCTCGGCGTGGAGTACGGGCCGTTTGAAACGGGTTCTTCCCCGCGTGCGGGCGTGCGGATGGATGTGCGCGGCTTGGCGCTGAACGGCGTCACACTCGATGAAGTGGATCGCCGCAACAACCTCGTGGCCAAGTACGATCAAGCCTTCGGCAATTTTGTAAAGGACGACAAAATTCTCGCCGGCATGGATGAGTTCAGCGCCAAGGCATACCAAATGATGCGCAGCACCAAAGCACGCGAAGCGTTTGATCTCACCCGCGAAAGCCCCGCGATCAGCGGCTTGTTTGATGACCAAAGTTTTTCGCAAAGCTGCCTGTTGGCCACGCGCTTGGTGCAATCCGGTGTGAAGTTTGTGACGCTCAATCTCGGCGGTTGGGATACCCACAACGACAACTGGAACCGCCTCAAGAACACCAACCTCCCCGCGCTGGACGCCGGCCTCAGTGGCTTGTTTGCGACGTTGGAGGAAAAGGGAATGCTCGAAAGCACCTCCGTTTTTGTGACCGGCGAATTTGGCCGCACGCCGAAGATCAATGCCCGCACCGGGCGCGATCATTATCCGCGCGCGATGTTCTGCCTAATGGCCGGCGGCGGCATGAAAGGCGGTCAAGTGATTGGCGCCTCCGACGCCAAAGGCGAAGGTCCGAAGGACAAAGCTATCACCCCCGACGATGTGGCGGCGAGCTTCATCCATTCGCTCGGCATTGATCCGACGAAGGAATACCACACCCCCTCCGGCCGGCCCGTAATGATCGTCCGCGACGGCACGGTGATTCCAGAGTTGTTCTAA
- a CDS encoding phytanoyl-CoA dioxygenase family protein → MTNKQVKELGIPHIESPFFPILFDSEHQYYRYAEDMNRNGYTIIKANQLLPTSDFADRLVKEIREKFKIDIPRRIQDLRDSVSIVEEFIHHPKLLELLKYLYGRNPFPFQTLHFTHGSEQHFHSDATHFNSMPERYMCGVWLALEDIGESQGPLEFYPGSHKFPIIENEHLGIDLLVEEKVDQESYEGVWRELVQTAGIAREKFIAKKGDIIIWAANLLHGGCKHTDYNKSRFSQVTHYYFNNCTYYSPMDSDKQHCFIKQRFDNIEGHQGNDLHDSRKNVVDEFRASYQSLIDQHRKLPNDFDAEKYLSLHRDVRDGGINPVTHYILYGRYEGRSYK, encoded by the coding sequence ATGACAAACAAACAAGTCAAGGAATTAGGAATCCCTCACATTGAAAGCCCATTTTTTCCCATATTATTTGATTCTGAACACCAATATTATCGTTACGCAGAAGACATGAATAGAAATGGCTATACAATAATAAAGGCAAATCAACTGTTACCGACTTCCGATTTTGCCGATCGTTTGGTAAAGGAAATTCGCGAAAAATTTAAAATAGATATACCTAGAAGAATTCAAGATTTACGTGACTCTGTTTCGATTGTTGAAGAATTCATCCATCATCCAAAACTACTAGAGCTCTTAAAATATCTCTATGGGAGAAATCCATTTCCTTTCCAAACACTACATTTTACACATGGCAGTGAACAACATTTTCATAGCGATGCAACACATTTTAATTCAATGCCTGAACGTTACATGTGTGGGGTATGGCTTGCACTAGAGGATATTGGAGAAAGCCAAGGCCCCTTAGAATTTTATCCCGGATCTCATAAATTCCCAATTATTGAAAATGAACATCTTGGAATTGACCTGCTCGTTGAGGAAAAAGTTGACCAAGAAAGCTATGAAGGGGTTTGGCGTGAACTCGTGCAAACAGCCGGTATAGCTAGAGAAAAATTTATAGCTAAAAAGGGGGACATAATTATTTGGGCCGCCAATTTACTTCATGGTGGTTGTAAGCATACGGACTATAACAAATCAAGGTTCAGCCAAGTAACACACTATTATTTTAATAATTGTACCTATTACTCCCCAATGGATTCAGATAAGCAACATTGCTTCATTAAGCAACGATTTGATAATATTGAAGGTCACCAAGGTAATGATTTACATGATTCTCGTAAAAATGTTGTTGATGAATTCAGGGCTAGCTATCAGTCTCTTATTGATCAACATCGAAAGTTACCAAATGATTTCGACGCAGAAAAATATTTATCTCTTCATCGAGATGTAAGGGACGGGGGAATCAACCCCGTAACGCACTATATTTTGTACGGTCGATATGAAGGGAGATCGTATAAATGA